The Glycine soja cultivar W05 chromosome 3, ASM419377v2, whole genome shotgun sequence genome window below encodes:
- the LOC114406170 gene encoding GPI transamidase component PIG-T-like isoform X1 produces the protein MRRGHRHTHCKCVSNFNGEISVVTVKSLTTANFQRQRKRLQSMALPPLCILLFLVFLLSATSTQQEEEFTEELLLKPLPDRKVLAHFHFQSDSPPLAAADESSSFDRHHHLFPKSISQLVQKYHIKAMELSFTQGRWNYERWGGFDSISSCNAKPPGVELWAVFDVPPHQVDASWKNLTHSLSGLFCASINFLESSTTYSAPEWAFQSALGSLRYGTLPREAVCTENLTPWLKLLPCRDKAGLSYLMDRPSIYRSFYHSQRLHLTMSTDPSDGSRSGIILEQTLTVVVQPSEQKAGMNHVSETKIQPSWSMSSIFGRKISGRCVLAKLSNVYLHAERGLVSQLENLQKNTAKFAANDTGPEDFRRNAGFELSVTPERVHAELEKSSSILYEYPIKEYTDTEQFDLGLMWKHPIVWSSPHGPLYASRFLMGSGNERGAIAISLKSTPGLVAANNVEERCKLKVNVLQIVPWYVKVYYHTLQLVVDERPQALTDFVERMRVSPSLDKVSPGVMEMALQFPCEMKSAVLSIEFDKGFLHIDEYPPDANQGFDIPSAIISFPDFHAGLQFSDKSQSKSPLLSKLQEKSPVLSYTEVLLVPLTTPDFSMPYNVITITCTVFALYFGSLLNVLQRRVGEEERLLKDKVANKAVFLRRVLSKLSAKLRGRSLELTPPAPSWSSSSSFVTPKLILRVLVVAGIAFAWQYYSQ, from the exons ATGAGGAGGGGgcacagacacacacactgcAAGTGCGTTTCCAATTTCAATGGTGAAATCTCTGTAGTGACAGTGAAGTCACTCACTACTGCAAATTTTCAAAGGCAGCGAAAGAGACTCCAATCAATGGCTCTTCCTCCTCTCTGTATTCTTCTTTTCCTCGTCTTTCTGTTATCAGCAACATCAACACAACAAGAAGAAGAGTTCACGGAGGAGTTGCTGCTGAAGCCCTTGCCCGATCGCAAGGTTCTCGCGCATTTCCACTTCCAAAGCGATTCTCCTCCTCTCGCCGCCGCTGATGAGTCCTCCTCCTTCGATCGTCACCACCACCTCTTTCCCAAATCTATTTCTCAGCTG GTTCAGAAGTATCATATTAAAGCAATGGAGTTATCTTTTACACAAGGTCGATGGAACTATGAAAGATGGGGTGGGTTTGATTCAATATCAAGCTGCAATGCAAAGCCTCCAGGAGTTGAATTGTGGGCAGTTTTTGATGTTCCTCCACATCAGGTTGACGCTTCTTGGAAAAATTTAACCCATTCACTATCAGGTCTCTTTTGTGCTTCAATCAACTTCCTGGAGTCTTCTACCACTTATTCTGCTCCTGAATGGGCATTTCAATCAGCTTTGGGCAGTTTAAGATATGGTACACTGCCACGTGAAGCTGTGTGCACTGAGAATCTTACCCCTTGGTTGAAACTCCTTCCTTGTCGAGATAAAGCTGGACTCTCTTACTTAATGGATAGACCATCTATTTACAGAAGTTTTTACCACTCTCAGCGGTTGCACTTGACAATGTCCACAGATCCTTCAGATGGGTCAAGATCAGGAATTATTCTAGAACAAACACTTACAGTTGTAGTCCAGCCTAGTGAACAGAAAGCTGGTATGAACCATGTCAGTGAAACAAAGATTCAACCAAGCTGGTCGATGAGTTCAatatttggaagaaaaatcagtggAAGATGTGTTCTTGCCAAGTTGAGTAATGTTTACCTTCATGCTGAGAGAGGTCTAGTCTCTCAACTTGAGAATCTCCAGAAGAATACCGCTAAATTTGCTGCTAATGACACAGGTCCTGAAGATTTTAGAAGGAATGCTGGCTTTGAATTATCTGTTACTCCTGAAAGGGTGCATGCAGAACTGGAAAAGAGCTCCTCAATTCTGTATGAATATCCAATCAAAGAATACACAGACACTGAACAATTTGATTTAGGCCTAATGTGGAAGCATCCAATTGTTTGGTCTAGCCCACATGGACCTTTATATGCCAGTAGATTTTTGATGGGAAGTGGGAATGAAAGGGGTGCTATTGCAATATCCTTGAAATCAACCCCGGGACTTGTTGCAGCCAATAATGTTGAAGAGAGGTGTAAGTTGAAAGTTAATGTTCTCCAAATTGTGCCTTGGTATGTTAAGGTTTATTATCATACTTTGCAATTAGTAGTTGATGAAAGGCCTCAAGCCCTCACAGATTTTGTTGAGAGAATGCGTGTTTCACCTTCCCTAGACAAAGTATCACCTGGGGTGATGGAGATGGCTCTCCAATTTCCTTGTGAAATGAAGTCAGCTGTATTGAGCATAGAGTTTGATAAG GGCTTCTTACACATTGATGAATACCCTCCAGATGCTAATCAAGGATTTGACATTCCATCAGCAATAATAAGCTTTCCTGACTTCCATGCTGGTTTGCAATTTTCTGATAAATCTCAAAGCAAGTCACCACTGTTGTCTAAATTACAG GAAAAGAGTCCTGTTCTCTCTTACACAGAAGTTTTACTTGTACCCTTGACGACACCTGATTTCAGTATGCCATATAATGTCATCACAATCACATGCACAGTTTTTGCATTGTATTTTGGATCTTTGCTAAATGTTCTCCAAAGACGAGTTGGAGAGGAAGAAAGACTTTTGAAAGATAAAG TTGCAAACAAAGCAGTGTTCCTTCGTCGAGTACTATCTAAACTATCTGCCAAGCTTAGAGGCAGATCGTTGGAATTGACTCCACCAGCTCCCTCGTGGTCATCATCATCGTCCTTTGTTACTCCAAAATTGATTCTTAGAGTACTAGTGGTTGCAGGAATTGCCTTTGCATGGCAATACTATTCACAATGA
- the LOC114406170 gene encoding GPI transamidase component PIG-T-like isoform X2, translating into MELSFTQGRWNYERWGGFDSISSCNAKPPGVELWAVFDVPPHQVDASWKNLTHSLSGLFCASINFLESSTTYSAPEWAFQSALGSLRYGTLPREAVCTENLTPWLKLLPCRDKAGLSYLMDRPSIYRSFYHSQRLHLTMSTDPSDGSRSGIILEQTLTVVVQPSEQKAGMNHVSETKIQPSWSMSSIFGRKISGRCVLAKLSNVYLHAERGLVSQLENLQKNTAKFAANDTGPEDFRRNAGFELSVTPERVHAELEKSSSILYEYPIKEYTDTEQFDLGLMWKHPIVWSSPHGPLYASRFLMGSGNERGAIAISLKSTPGLVAANNVEERCKLKVNVLQIVPWYVKVYYHTLQLVVDERPQALTDFVERMRVSPSLDKVSPGVMEMALQFPCEMKSAVLSIEFDKGFLHIDEYPPDANQGFDIPSAIISFPDFHAGLQFSDKSQSKSPLLSKLQEKSPVLSYTEVLLVPLTTPDFSMPYNVITITCTVFALYFGSLLNVLQRRVGEEERLLKDKVANKAVFLRRVLSKLSAKLRGRSLELTPPAPSWSSSSSFVTPKLILRVLVVAGIAFAWQYYSQ; encoded by the exons ATGGAGTTATCTTTTACACAAGGTCGATGGAACTATGAAAGATGGGGTGGGTTTGATTCAATATCAAGCTGCAATGCAAAGCCTCCAGGAGTTGAATTGTGGGCAGTTTTTGATGTTCCTCCACATCAGGTTGACGCTTCTTGGAAAAATTTAACCCATTCACTATCAGGTCTCTTTTGTGCTTCAATCAACTTCCTGGAGTCTTCTACCACTTATTCTGCTCCTGAATGGGCATTTCAATCAGCTTTGGGCAGTTTAAGATATGGTACACTGCCACGTGAAGCTGTGTGCACTGAGAATCTTACCCCTTGGTTGAAACTCCTTCCTTGTCGAGATAAAGCTGGACTCTCTTACTTAATGGATAGACCATCTATTTACAGAAGTTTTTACCACTCTCAGCGGTTGCACTTGACAATGTCCACAGATCCTTCAGATGGGTCAAGATCAGGAATTATTCTAGAACAAACACTTACAGTTGTAGTCCAGCCTAGTGAACAGAAAGCTGGTATGAACCATGTCAGTGAAACAAAGATTCAACCAAGCTGGTCGATGAGTTCAatatttggaagaaaaatcagtggAAGATGTGTTCTTGCCAAGTTGAGTAATGTTTACCTTCATGCTGAGAGAGGTCTAGTCTCTCAACTTGAGAATCTCCAGAAGAATACCGCTAAATTTGCTGCTAATGACACAGGTCCTGAAGATTTTAGAAGGAATGCTGGCTTTGAATTATCTGTTACTCCTGAAAGGGTGCATGCAGAACTGGAAAAGAGCTCCTCAATTCTGTATGAATATCCAATCAAAGAATACACAGACACTGAACAATTTGATTTAGGCCTAATGTGGAAGCATCCAATTGTTTGGTCTAGCCCACATGGACCTTTATATGCCAGTAGATTTTTGATGGGAAGTGGGAATGAAAGGGGTGCTATTGCAATATCCTTGAAATCAACCCCGGGACTTGTTGCAGCCAATAATGTTGAAGAGAGGTGTAAGTTGAAAGTTAATGTTCTCCAAATTGTGCCTTGGTATGTTAAGGTTTATTATCATACTTTGCAATTAGTAGTTGATGAAAGGCCTCAAGCCCTCACAGATTTTGTTGAGAGAATGCGTGTTTCACCTTCCCTAGACAAAGTATCACCTGGGGTGATGGAGATGGCTCTCCAATTTCCTTGTGAAATGAAGTCAGCTGTATTGAGCATAGAGTTTGATAAG GGCTTCTTACACATTGATGAATACCCTCCAGATGCTAATCAAGGATTTGACATTCCATCAGCAATAATAAGCTTTCCTGACTTCCATGCTGGTTTGCAATTTTCTGATAAATCTCAAAGCAAGTCACCACTGTTGTCTAAATTACAG GAAAAGAGTCCTGTTCTCTCTTACACAGAAGTTTTACTTGTACCCTTGACGACACCTGATTTCAGTATGCCATATAATGTCATCACAATCACATGCACAGTTTTTGCATTGTATTTTGGATCTTTGCTAAATGTTCTCCAAAGACGAGTTGGAGAGGAAGAAAGACTTTTGAAAGATAAAG TTGCAAACAAAGCAGTGTTCCTTCGTCGAGTACTATCTAAACTATCTGCCAAGCTTAGAGGCAGATCGTTGGAATTGACTCCACCAGCTCCCTCGTGGTCATCATCATCGTCCTTTGTTACTCCAAAATTGATTCTTAGAGTACTAGTGGTTGCAGGAATTGCCTTTGCATGGCAATACTATTCACAATGA
- the LOC114404955 gene encoding uncharacterized protein LOC114404955, protein MYTKFLKNLLTKKDKYINNESIVVQGNCSVVIQRILPQKFKDPGSVTISCAIRMVSIGKALIDIGASINLMPLSMCWRIRNLKIVLTRKTLQLAYCSIIIPYGVVEDVLVKVQQFTFLVDLVIMDIEEDLDVPLILGRTFMLTTKCVVDMGNGNLEMIMEDQKVTFNLFEPMKHPSHSKTCFRVEAIEHEVSCVEQ, encoded by the coding sequence ATGTACACCAAGTTCTTGAAGAACCTCCTCACGAAGAAAGACAAATACATCAACAATGAGAGCATTGTGGTGCAAGGCaattgtagtgttgtgattCAAAGAATTCTACCACAAAAATTCAAAGATCCTGGAAGCGTGACCATTTCGTGCGCAATTAGGATGGTGTCTATAGGGAAAGCTCTCATTGATATAGGGGCAAGTATCAACTTGATGCCTCTTTCAATGTGCTGGAGAATTAGGAATTTGAAGATAGTGCTAACTAGGAAGACTCTTCAACTGGCATATTGCTCTATCATTATACCTTACGGTGTTGTTGAAGATGTCCTTGTGAAAGTTCAGCAATTCACATTTCTGGTGGATCTTGTTATCATGGACATTGAAGAGGATTTAGATGTGCCCTTGATTTTGGGAAGAACATTTATGCTCACTACGAAATGTGTTGTTGACATGGGAAATGGTAATCTTGAAATGATTATGGAGGACCAAAAGGTGACCTTCAATCTCTTTGAGCCAATGAAGCATCCTAGTCATAGCAAAACATGCTTTAGAGTGGAGGCAATTGAACATGAAGTGAGTTGTGTTGAGCAGTAA